From the genome of Oncorhynchus nerka isolate Pitt River unplaced genomic scaffold, Oner_Uvic_2.0 unplaced_scaffold_39___fragment_4___debris, whole genome shotgun sequence, one region includes:
- the LOC135568807 gene encoding LOW QUALITY PROTEIN: glutamic acid-rich protein-like (The sequence of the model RefSeq protein was modified relative to this genomic sequence to represent the inferred CDS: inserted 1 base in 1 codon) yields MDKTETHIDYEDKFTDHDHHLSYDTPAEEENTEEENTEEENTEEELLEEKNTEEELLEEENTEEELLEEENTEEENTEEENTEEKNTEEENTEEENTEEELLEEENTEEENTEEELLEEENTEEKNTEEELLEEENTEEELLEEENTEEELLEEENTEEENTEEENTEEKNTEEELLEEENTEEENTEEENTEEELLEEKNTEEELLEEENTEEENTEEELLEEEVNTEEEEHSDQQQQEASFSVEGEEEQEEEAGGEEAAGGEEQSLGEEEQQGEEVEGGMKEEVEESTDPPVEKEEQVEEMGVSEVTEAPVSLISQKHLFWFPSEAIQEAGHVEPTHPLVTQDTHTEGDNRVRASGSELMESKQDDSQPEETKDYDSHEGHFQQPIDPVDHDDHRHDDHDDHEDDVDHEHIDREHDDQRERNHFDHDGQTDPGHDESSEGEDHVVERLDHNDHDDHESYGSEDAHREDQGEHEEDDHEKAGRYDDVGEEHYDVGEHEEDQNHGAHDDHEDHEGHDRSDVTDHHDDHGHAHDHLDEDQSEHEDDRSDPNSHDHHYDDHDYDDYVIPPVGMTTGEPQNVTHEETGAKPTDSSDETWLDGYPVSQEETDADKVGGGSSEEGVELEEEEKGVVIDRPNEVELSRPTPFTGVPQVPLSPTQGANPVEQDQDQGLXGGLTPTASPDLPLSPEATASDSHSADYATPSQTSSLDDVASGNTARHSPTDSWETTDHVHPFLEHGLAPTAWTDDVIDEEERSAQHNLTRHSGEMEGEEGESEGETGETGCTGGEEDCPPPPPPSSGRGSTVAAIVVAVCAVAVAATIGAWCYRRKQQKSSMYEMNGKGQSRHGQQIEMQQKV; encoded by the exons ACAAGACAGAAACACACATCGACTATGAAGATAAGTTCACTGATCACGATCACCACCTCTCCTACGACACCCCtgcagaggaggagaacacagaggaggagaacacagaggaggagaacacagaGGAGGAACTGCTAGAGGAGAAGAACACAGAGGAGGAACTGCTAGAGGAGGAGAACACAGAGGAGGAACTGCTAGAGGAGGAGaacacagaggaggagaacacagaggaggagaacacagaggagaagaacacagaggaggagaacacagaggaggagaacacagaGGAGGAACTGCTAGAGGAGGAGaacacagaggaggagaacacagaGGAGGAACTGCTAGAGGAGGAGAACACAGAGGAGAAGAACACAGAGGAGGAACTGCTAGAGGAGGAGAACACAGAGGAGGAACTGCTAGAGGAGGAGAACACAGAGGAGGAACTGCTAGAGGAGGAGaacacagaggaggagaacacagaggaggagaacacagaGGAGAAGAACACAGAGGAGGAACTGCTAGAGGAGGAGaacacagaggaggagaacacagaggaggagaacacagaGGAGGAACTGCTAGAGGAGAAGAACACAGAGGAGGAACTGCTAGAGGAGGAGaacacagaggaggagaacacagaggaggaactgctagaggaggaggtgaacacAGAAGAAGAGGAGCACAGCGATCAGCAGCAACAAGAGGCCAGCTTCAgtgtggagggagaagaggagcaggaggaggaggcaggaggagaggaggcagcaggaggagaggagcagtctttgggagaggaggagcagcaaggggaggaggtggagggaggaatgaAGGAAGAGGTGGAAGAGTCGACAGACCCTCCCGTTGAGAAGGAGGagcaggtggaggagatgggCGTGTCAGAGGTGACTGAGGCGCCAGTCTCCCTGATATCTCAGAAGCACCTGTTCTGGTTCCCCTCAGAGGCCATCCAGGAGGCGGGACATGTGGAACCCACCCACCCGCTagtcacacaggacacacacactgagggggACAACCGTGTCAGGGCCTCCGGCAGCGAATTAATGGAGAGCAAGCAAGACGACAGCCAACCGGAGGAGACGAAGGATTATGACAGCCATGAGGGTCACTTCCAACAACCAATTGACCCCGTTGACCATGATGACCATCGCCACGACGACCATGATGACCACGAAGATGACGTTGACCATGAACATATTGACCGTGAACATGACGATCAACGTGAACGTAACCACTTTGACCACGACGGTCAAACAGATCCTGGCCACGATGAAAGCTCTGAGGGTGAAGACCATGTCGTCGAACGCCTTGACCACAATGATCATGATGACCATGAAAGCTATGGCAGTGAAGACGCCCACCGTGAGGACCAAGGAGAACACGAGGAGGATGACCATGAGAAGGCTGGTCGGTATGATGACGTGGGCGAGGAGCATTACGACGTGGGTGAACACGAGGAGGATCAAAACCACGGTGCACATGATGACCACGAAGACCACGAAGGTCATGACCGCAGTGATGTAACCGATCACCATGACGACCACGGCCATGCCCATGATCACCTTGATGAAGACCAGAGTGAACATGAAGATGATCGTAGTGACCCTAACAGTCACGACCATCACTACGACGACCATGATTATGATGACTATGTGATCCCCCCCGTCGGCATGACAACAGGCGAGCCTCAGAACGTAACTCATGAGGAGACGGGAGCAAAACCCACAGACAGCTCAGACGAGACCTGGTTGGACGGCTACCCTGTTAGTCAGGAGGAGACCGACGCTGATAAAGTGGGCGGTGGATCCTCAGAGGAAGGGGTGGAGcttgaggaggaagagaagggtgTTGTGATTGACCGGCCCAATGAGGTGGAGTTGAGTCGTCCCACCCCGTTCACTGGAGTCCCCCAGGTCCCCCTGTCCCCCACACAGGGGGCGAACCCTGTAGAGCAGGATCAGGACCAGGGCT GTGGAGGACTCACCCCTACAGCCTCACCCGACCTACCTCTCTCCCCCGAGGCCACGGCTTCAGATTCACATTCAGCCGACTACGCCACCCCCTCTCAGACATCATCGCTGGATGATGTTGCCTCCGGCAACACAGCCAGGCATTCTCCCACAGACTCCTGGGAAACCACGGATCACGTGCACCCTTTCCTGGAGCACGGCCTCGCCCCCACAGCATGGACTGATGACGTCATCGACGAGGAGGAACGTTCGGCCCAGCACAACCTGACTCGACACAGCGGGGAgatggagggtgaggagggggagagcgAAGGTGAGACGGGGGAGACAGGGTGTACTGGGGGTGAGGAGGactgccctcctccccctcctccctcctccggcAGGGGTTCCACGGTTGCAGCCATTGTGGTTGCCGTGTGCGCGGTTGCCGTGGCAGCCACCATCGGGGCGTGGTGTTACCGGCGGAAACAGCAGAAGAGCTCGATGTACGAGATGAACGGGAAGGGTCAGAGCAGACATGGACAACAGATAGAGATGCAACAGAAAGTctaa